A section of the Streptomyces sp. Je 1-369 genome encodes:
- a CDS encoding MFS transporter: protein MVVAFTFVYFFVYLTDERGLAVAQAGLISGIGGVGMVAGNFTGGWFGDRSGHRRVLLVGSLVSGAGVLALPFLPVALLYVVPPLSQYAGGCVRAATGALVAVSVPEGARRQGFAVTRFAGNAGFTVGPPLGALLIAHTSYTWLFVIDGIGTLVYAAYAARILPARGAVRSGPGLPDAGKGARPGVFAALRERPTVLVLLGAILLTDLVYRQQYSTLPVDLDRHGLGTGVYGWLLAINGGVILLLELPATLALRDRAPLRIIGTGLLLVGAGCAVLALGTGLGTAVTMMLLLTAGEILYKTPATAYVADHAPAHVQGRFQSLYSGVSVSGVVLSAPLGGALYSVAPGLLWPVCAGLAGVAGCLVLAAGRGRARQPSAAVAAGGTAGGPERETGSPARHTSG, encoded by the coding sequence ATGGTCGTCGCGTTCACCTTCGTCTACTTCTTCGTCTACCTGACGGACGAACGCGGCCTCGCGGTCGCCCAGGCCGGACTGATCAGCGGCATCGGCGGCGTCGGCATGGTCGCGGGCAACTTCACCGGCGGCTGGTTCGGCGACCGCTCGGGCCACCGGCGCGTCCTGCTCGTCGGGTCACTGGTCAGCGGCGCGGGCGTGCTCGCGCTGCCGTTCCTGCCGGTCGCGCTGCTCTACGTCGTGCCGCCGCTCAGCCAGTACGCGGGCGGCTGCGTGCGCGCCGCCACCGGCGCCCTCGTCGCCGTGTCCGTGCCCGAGGGCGCGCGCCGCCAGGGGTTCGCGGTCACCCGGTTCGCGGGCAACGCGGGCTTCACCGTCGGACCGCCGCTCGGCGCGCTCCTCATCGCCCACACCTCGTACACCTGGCTCTTCGTCATCGACGGCATCGGCACGCTGGTCTACGCCGCGTACGCCGCGCGGATCCTGCCCGCCCGCGGGGCGGTGCGCTCCGGGCCGGGCCTTCCGGACGCGGGCAAGGGGGCGCGGCCGGGTGTCTTCGCCGCCCTGCGTGAGCGGCCCACCGTCCTCGTCCTCCTCGGCGCCATCCTCCTCACCGACCTCGTCTACCGGCAGCAGTACTCGACCCTCCCCGTCGACCTCGACCGGCACGGCCTCGGCACCGGCGTCTACGGCTGGCTCCTCGCCATCAACGGCGGCGTCATCCTGCTCCTCGAACTCCCCGCCACCCTCGCCCTGCGCGACCGGGCGCCGCTGCGCATCATCGGCACCGGGCTGCTGCTCGTCGGCGCGGGCTGCGCCGTGCTCGCCCTCGGCACCGGGCTCGGCACCGCCGTGACCATGATGCTGCTGCTCACCGCGGGGGAGATCCTCTACAAGACACCGGCCACCGCGTACGTCGCCGACCACGCGCCGGCGCATGTGCAGGGCCGCTTCCAGAGCCTGTACTCGGGCGTCTCGGTCAGCGGCGTCGTGCTCTCGGCGCCGCTCGGCGGGGCGCTCTACTCCGTGGCGCCGGGGTTGTTGTGGCCGGTCTGTGCGGGGCTCGCGGGGGTTGCGGGGTGCCTGGTCCTCGCGGCGGGGCGGGGCCGGGCGCGGCAGCCCTCCGCAGCGGTGGCCGCGGGCGGCACCGCGGGCGGCCCGGAGCGTGAGACCGGTTCGCCCGCGCGGCACACCTCCGGTTAG
- the dapD gene encoding 2,3,4,5-tetrahydropyridine-2,6-dicarboxylate N-succinyltransferase: MTDTNASRTTGAVAAGLATVTADGTVLDTWFPAPELVAEPGPAGSERLTAERAVELLGEGAGKAIGPDARRGVEVIAVRTVIGSLDDKPLDAHDVYLRLHLLSHRLVKPHGVNLDGQFAFLANVAWTSLGPVAVDDVEKVRLNARAEGLHLAVTSVDKFPRMTDYVTPKGVRIADADRVRLGAHLAAGTTVMHEGFVNFNAGTLGTSMVEGRISAGVVVGDGSDIGGGASTMGTLSGGGNVRIVIGERCLVGAEAGVGIALGDECVVEAGLYVTAGTRVTMPDGQIVKARELSGASNILFRRNSVTGTVEARPNNAVWGGLNDVLHSHN, translated from the coding sequence ATGACCGACACGAACGCTTCCCGCACCACCGGCGCCGTCGCCGCAGGCCTCGCCACCGTCACCGCCGACGGCACCGTTCTCGACACCTGGTTCCCCGCCCCCGAGCTCGTCGCGGAGCCGGGCCCGGCCGGCAGCGAGCGGCTCACCGCCGAGCGCGCCGTGGAACTGCTCGGTGAGGGCGCGGGCAAGGCCATCGGCCCGGACGCCCGCCGCGGCGTGGAGGTCATCGCTGTCCGTACGGTCATCGGATCCCTCGACGACAAGCCGCTGGACGCCCACGACGTCTACCTGCGCCTGCACCTCCTCTCGCACCGCCTGGTCAAGCCGCACGGCGTGAACCTCGACGGCCAGTTCGCCTTCCTCGCCAACGTCGCCTGGACCTCGCTCGGCCCGGTCGCCGTCGACGACGTCGAGAAGGTGCGCCTCAACGCCCGCGCTGAGGGCCTGCACCTCGCCGTGACGTCCGTCGACAAGTTCCCGCGCATGACGGACTACGTCACGCCGAAGGGCGTCCGCATCGCCGACGCCGACCGCGTGCGGCTCGGCGCGCACCTCGCCGCGGGCACCACGGTCATGCACGAGGGCTTCGTGAACTTCAACGCGGGCACGCTCGGCACCTCCATGGTCGAGGGCCGCATCTCCGCCGGTGTCGTCGTCGGCGACGGCTCGGACATCGGCGGCGGCGCCTCCACCATGGGCACGCTCTCCGGCGGCGGCAACGTGCGCATCGTCATCGGCGAGCGCTGCCTCGTCGGCGCCGAGGCGGGCGTCGGCATCGCGCTGGGCGACGAGTGCGTCGTCGAGGCGGGCCTGTACGTCACCGCGGGCACGCGCGTGACCATGCCCGACGGACAGATCGTCAAGGCCCGCGAACTCTCCGGCGCCTCCAACATCCTCTTCCGCCGCAACTCGGTCACCGGCACGGTCGAGGCCCGCCCGAACAACGCGGTGTGGGGCGGTCTGAACGACGTACTGCACAGCCACAACTAG